From Gadus macrocephalus chromosome 16, ASM3116895v1:
CAAAAACAAGAGGTTCAGGTTGATTGTGAGGTTAAATACACAGTCATACACTTCTGTGGCAGGCTTAAATGAAcacaaagtaaaaataaaaggtAGCAATCCCCACAGTCAACAGCAGCATTGTCTTTTCAGGAGATCTTTTGTTGATTTTAGAAAAGCACGAAGCTATTTGCCTTTGCTTCCAGGTAATGGAATTAGCCCCCATCAGTTCTAGAGTGAATTGCTGTTCTGTACAGAGTGTAAAAGGATTAGGCCAATCGTGTGTCTAATGTGCTACCCGTATTTCACATGACCACTGGCCTTTTTCTTTCATAAGGAAACGATGAGCCGGAATGGTCATTCCCGGGCACATGATTCCCATTAACTTCAAACAGATTGGAGGCAGAGGCTCCAGTCGCTATCTTTGAAATCATTTGAAACTGTTACCAAACACAATGatacattttgtgtttttgtcgtccggttttttgtttttgagaaagcagCTCATACGGAACCATTTGCCTTGCTGTTGTTAACTTTGATGTTTGAGCTCATTTGTATTCACAGGAATTAATCCAACTGGTGTCATTTTCTGAAGACTTTATGCATTGAAAGAATTCAATAATACAATTTGCGATTAATCTATTGATAACCATCGATAGATTGTAAAGGAAAACATATAGTATGTTATaagtatatatcatataatgtgCAGTTATTGTGGAGTGGACTGTAACTATACAGGCCATCTGGGTGCTTCTTTCCTCCAGCAATCTGCAGAAATTACTGGATCGGGGCAAGCAATCGGAAACCAAACTCAAGTACCTCACAGGAGAATGGTTTTATGAGGCAAAGTCTCGGAGACACAAAGACAGGATTCACGGGTCCGAAATCATACTGGCATCCATGAAACAGAGGAGAAAAAGCAACGTAGGTACGTAGACGGGATACAATGACGGAAGTAGCAACCAATGCCACGACTCGCGTAACCATTAGATTCACCTGGAGTTTTTCTTAAGGTTTATTCTCCTTCGCTGATTATTTATGAAccaattataaaaatataagaCACGTCATATGGTACCAACACAGTATTGCTCGATGAAATACTGACATCGCTGTACATAACacatctctttttctctttttttttatcaagatTTGACCCTGTCTACGGCAGAGGCCTCAGTAAAGCCCAGCTTATCCAGTCCAAGAGTTTCTCACAGCCTAGCCCCCCCACCAAAACCTGCCAGACTCTTAGATACACCCCTTCTTGTGAAGAAGAGGTAaacctctgcctgtctgtctttcatctaattattttttcctttatttcctctctctttcactgttTCTTTCTTTTAGTAAAATTATGAATTTAATCTACCAGCTGCTGATACATGAGCATACAGATATTGTACAAATTGTATCAAGCACACCATAACCTCAAAGAGTCACGAAAACAGTCAAGTAAACTTGGAGCAACTGTGTTAGGCGCAACTCCCTCCGTCAGGTCACCTGTTGCAGTGGGATTAATTGGAGCAGCGACTTCATATAGCAAACATTTGAAGTACACTCTGtttacctgcgtgtgtgtgcttggtgaGTAAGTCAACATAGGCGGTACAACCTTGGAATGCAACCCAGTACAATAGAGTAGTTGCAGCTGACCccattgcaggatgccgtatgATATGCCATTACTCATACTCATACTCATACTCAATACGACCTATCTACCTATGTATCCATCTTATAGAGTTCTGGATGCAGAGAGCAACCAAACCCAGGCAGCATCCCAGTCGCCAGGAAGGGTAGGCATTAATGTGAAGCGAATAGCTActgttatgccgcttttccaccgcacatgtagctcgactcgacacgactcgacacgacacgactcgacacggtagcagcacgggtgcttttccaccgcaaaaagtacctcctggacgtgggcggggtcggctgcgcgaaagggcagtgacgtatttgtgtacgcgacgcaaacaacacatacgcaacccacacatggacagaacccacataacaacaatggaggacatcgatcacattactattattagctggcatgttgaagaagttggagaagtggaacatgttggctgcggcgctgctatggatgttaccagcatggttgccatgtcgctctcgtgacttcgtcacactctctggccaatcagtcgccggccgtctgccgacgtcaccttttagcatcggctcagctcgcttggaacctagagcgaataggtactagaaaaagcagccacttcaggtaccagataccatggtaccgcggtggaaacgcaaaaaatgcgagctgagtcgagtcgtgtcgagtcgtgtcgagctggtaccatgcagtggaaaagcggcattagacaaAGGTTATTTGGGGTTGCTTCTGTGTCATTCAGTTACCCTGCCTTTGATTTCAGCCGAGACGCAACCCCTTTAATCGTGCTTCCTTTATTGTTGTGGAACCGAATGAAAAGACGGAAGAACCTATCGTCACTGGGGACCAGAGGGCTCAGAAGTCACCTGACACAGGTCTGGATCCATATTTTAGATAAACATGAGGAAAATAAtaagacacacaaaaataaaatccaCACACAATGGTCACGGATTTGTGCAAGGGATGTACACTACCGCCATTGGCATTTCatgaaaggagggagggaatagACAAAACCATAGCACAAAGGGGTTTACAAGTAATACTAATCCCGTGTCACTGTTTCTTCATCGCTGCCTTCTGTGCTCTCTGTCCATAGAACCCATGGCTCCCTTGAAGGATCCAACTGCATGTCACTCGACACCAGGGGGCTCTCTCAGCTCTGAAGCGTCTTCTACAGGTGTCAGACCTGTGCCCAAGATGAGAACATTTGCCTCTAGGCGTAGCAGCACTTTGTCTAACAATGCTCCTGGGCACGACCTTCCCGGAGACACAAAGGTCATGGTCCCGGCACCAAGGTTGAGCCTCAAATATGCTTCCCAGAGCGTTGTGGCGAGCCCCTCCAGTGACAGAAGCGTGGAATCACCTGCTCAGGGAACTGAAGCGTCTCAGGTGTCTCGGTTTTCCCCTCATGTTGTTGCTGCTAAGTGTCTTCAGCGTCCCACTGAGGAGCTCCGTAAAGAGGAGCCAGCTGAAGATTTGACAAAGAACATTCCTTCTGTAACACCGGAAACGTCAGTCACAAATGATATAGACTTATACATAACTAAAACCAGTTGAAGTGAGAAGTTGCCGTTAACACAGTTACATTTTTATTTCTGTGATTTCAGTAATATCGCAAGCACCAAGCGTGATGGGCCGAATGCCATCGGAAGAGTCAGCCCGAAAAAGACCAGGGATGCAAAGCCAAAGGAATATGGGGACTCCCTCACTACCTCTCTGTCTACAAATGAAACAAAGGAACCAGAGAGGTGGAAAGTCAGCAACGGTGGATCATCCAGTGCTTCAGCACCTAGAGATGAAGATCTAAGCATGACGCAAAGCGTTGTGGGTAAGCCGAACAACAGCTTTTCTTGTGTAGGCACCTTCCGTATTATCCTCATGGTATAATTATTTCCAAACTTAATTTCTTTTCAGATCAACCTGTACGCTATGACCTCAATTTAATTGAGAAGGCTTATCAGCACACGGCTCCGTCGTCCGTTCCAAAGCCCAAATTATCCCATCAGATCTCCACTGccagtgagggggaggagggctccATAGCCAAGGTCCTGGAGTGGTTCAGCCGCAGTACGGACAGCAATGATTGGCTGGACATAGAGGACAGCCAACCCACCGTGATTAACCTGGACAGGAAGGAGGATGTCAAGGTAAAAGGAACCCTTGAAGACAGAATGAGGGATGATCATGGATCTCACGTAGTCGAGATGAAGAAAGATCACTTAGTCAAGGAGTCAAATGAAGTGAAGGAGAATATGGAAAAGAAAAGGGAGTCGAGAGTGGTGCGAGAAGATGTGGAGAAGAATGCAAGGCAAGAAGCAAAGGCGCTGAGCATCGAGGACAAGGGAGATGGAAATTTGGCAGGCAAAATATCTAATGCCAAGTTACCAGGTCCCAAAATCCTCAATATCATATCAGACCGAGCGATCAGTGACAAACGGCAGAAACCTGAAATCCTCCAAATGGATGAACTgaggcaaaaagaaacaaatgaTCAAATAGTTGAACATTTGGCTTCTGCCCCTGAGAgagtaaaatataataaaagcaCTTTCAAAGACAAAACGAAACAGACACCCACATCTAACAGCCAAGGAGAGACAGATTTCCTCACAAGTAGTGGGCATAACATCCAAACAGAGGATATTAAACACAAACAGCCAGATCAAACAAATAAGAAAGATACCTCCATCCATCCCGAACCTCTGATTTATCCTTCACTCACAAACCATAGAAATAAGCCCAATAACACTAAAAAGGATCGGCCTAATTATGCAGCAGATCTTTTAATATTACAAACAAACCCCGAAGTCCTCGACAGACGAGGTTCAGACAATGACCTGCAGTCTGCTCTGAAAGCCTCTCAATACAGAGCAAGCCCCCTACCAGACAAACCGTTATTGACGTTATTATCATCCTCTATAACAACCCCACAGGAGGATGAGTTCCTCAAGGCTCCACTAGAGACAACCCTGCAAATGAAGGACATTCCAGACCATGACAAACTCCGTCAGGCGATTCCCAGCCCGTCAATGGATTACAAGCGGAGTGGAGGCAATGCGCTTTCAACCACTAAGCCGCAAACGAAGAGTCATggaaatgaagacacaaaaagCAAAGTAATTGAAGATGGAGCTGTGAAAACAGGCATGGCTCCTAAAAAAGACTTTATGCAGAATAGAGTCACTTCAAGACTCCCGCTCGGACGTCAGGAAAGCAAAGTAGAGAGGATAAGGGAGCTTAAGTCATTATGGGAGAAGGAAATGAACAAACAAGTGTTGTTGAATGTTAAATCCAAAGATGGAGGTGATGGCAAAATGATCTCTACTTCAAATCTTTCTAAATCTAAAAGATTTTCAAAGTCTGAATATAACCTAAGGTCAATGGGCAAGGATACAGACAATGACCTAGAAGATTCCAATGGGAATATGCTGAATTTTACACAGAGACAGGAAACATCAACCCCAAGTCTTGGCACAAATAGCTCACAATTTAACAATCTCCGTGAATTTTGGGGTAGTTCCAATTTTAGTCGTAGGGGCTCGTTTATGGCTGAAAAGGCCAATACccacaaaaataaagaaatcttAGATTCACAGTCCCTGAGTTCAGAGTTGCAGCCTTCTGCTGTCACAGAGAAGAGCAGCTTTAGACCAGCCCCACCTGCACAATCAGGTCAGCCCAAAGACAACCGGATTGAATTGAAGGAAAATCCTAGAGAGGAGGAAACCTCAACCAAGCTGCAAAGCAACGTTGGAAAGAAGATACAGTCTCCCAAGGCGAGGACCGACAGTTTCGGCAACATAAGCAGCCGTACAAGTGCCATGCGCCGTTCCACCAGCATGTTCTCGCTGAATGTCAGCAAAGAACAAGACTGTGGTAAAAAGTCTCAAGAAGGAGTAATGAGACAGAGTGCTGATAAGTCTCAACACAGAAGGCAAAGCGACGGCAGAGTCTCAAGTACCCGGAGACCGTCGGTTAATTCCGAATCTCAAGCATTGCGGGCTCGTGCGTTTGTTCCGCGAGACTATCGGCATTACCTCGGCATGACCGAGAAGTCCAGCGTCCATAACTCCCTTGCCCCGGTTGTGAGCGAACAGGGGTCAGACGGCAAGGCCTATGACTTTGACCTGTGTGGTCCGGCAAGAGAGACTTCCCCGGTGGGCTCAGAGGAGCGTTATGGCAGGACGGGAGGCAAAGCATCCCAGCGGGTGAATAACAGCAGTTCAGACACAGGAAGAGAATCGTCTTTAAGCAGCACAGCATCAGAAACCCGGAGCAACTCAAGGACCAGTTCCAATTGTAAGCAGCTTTTAATGCTATTTAATACAGTTAATTAGCAGCtacaaaaattatatttttaaatCAATGATGCAATGCCTGAATATGCATGCATTATAAAATATGAACACCAATGAAACGTTAACGCACAAAACCATGTCTTCCTGGGACATCTATAATCTGTTCATCTTAGTATTGTCtttataaataaagtccagtgttGAAGAGGGTTGAATCTTGCTGAAAACTGTTGAATGTTGAAGATACTGGCGACTGGTGCTGTGTCAACGTTATGAAGAAGGATGTATCAAGGGACATCCTTGTATGATCCATCTATATCTGCCTCTCTTGGCAGGACATTAATTCTCTCTTGTGTCAACATTACGTGTAATTCCTTATCCTCCTTGTTTGATTTGTGGGCTGGACAGTGTTGGCTTCATTGTGCAGTCAATTTTCACCAACTGTACTGAGTGGTGACATTGAACCGTACCTTTATTTGGatgcaatatatatacataaaagaATAGAAAGTGAACCACACCTGGGGATTATGACCCTCATCAACGGCCATGTTGAAGATGCCATGTTTTTCAGATTCAGAAATGCTTTATTAATCCCGAGGGATCAAATTAAGTGACAAAGAATACATCTTCAGAGGTATCAAGAGTTCTGAAAGGAATAGAATTATGTTGAAATTAGATTTTCAACATTATTCTGGAACGTAATCAATATTGTCCTTAAACAAAATGGCATAGTGTCACTAGGCTGTGTTCGGCATACCAACCTGTTGTGGCAGTATAACATGTTAAAGAGGCTTTGAAATTCAATGACTTAAAAAGACTCACTGGTTGTCTGGCTgttttgattgtgtgtttgtttagggGAGAACGACAGCGAGGACCAAAACCCTGTGAAGAGAGCTCTCAGACGAGCTGAACTTAAAAATAAGACCAAGAGCTTGGAGGACATAACATCATTTGGCTCTTCTACATGTAAGGAAAaacgtatttatttatatagattTGGATAATTTGACATTTTTAGTGCacccaatacaattatataattGTATTCTACAGGGCAAGAACGAAGACCAGATCCAAGTGATATGAGACGAAGCAAGAATGGTGAACATTTGGTTAACATTGTTTTTAATTTGGAATGTCACCATGTCAAGTTAATTAAaaacctttttgtttttgttacacagcCACATCCGTCTCAACTGCTTCCACGGCCTCATTCTCCGATCCAGATCATATGAAAAACATGAGCAAATCAGTGCCCTCTTTTCTCCAGAAGGAGGTAAGCCCAGCGGGTGCAGCTGGTCAAAGCATGCTCTTGATTCCTCTCACCTGCGGTAAACTCAAATAAGCCTGCTGGGATTGTTTTGTTCCCAGTATCCATTCCCATCTATCTTGATCGATTAGGCAACAAATAAACGCAAGGCAATTGCTTCTTGCTTTACCTATTCTAATTCAAACCTCACCTACAGCAACAGGTACTCAATACGatgtgatgtgtatgtgtgtgtgtgtgtgtgtatttatttgtgcaTGCCTGTTTGTCCCCAGCGGAGTGGCAGTGTGATGACCATGTACAGCGGGGACTTTGGCAATGTGGACGTCACTGGAAACATCCAGTTCTCCATCAACTATGTCCAGAAGCTCACAGAGTTCCACATCTTTGTGGCGCAGTGCCAAGGACTGGCGGCTGTTGATCCAAAAAGGGGCCGTTCCGACCCGTGAGTACACATATAGAGACATATATctctaaatatatttattattgatttattttttctgtttccATATTTTGAACCTGAGTAACAACACTGGTGGCCAAAATCTGAACAAACCCGAATCTTTTCAGTGTTCTTAATCAAGCTTATCGctacaatctttttttttttcttttgttagaTACGTGAAAAGTTATCTTGTCCCGGACAAAGCCAGTCTCGGGAAGAGGAAGACTGCGGTGAAAAAGAAGACACTCAACCCGACGTTCAATGAAATCCTGAGGGTGAGTATCGCGGGCGTGTTGTGCGCATTCGCCAGATCTGAAATGAACTAATAACATCGCTTGTTCGAACAATGCCATGCAAAGAAGCAACCACAAATGGCTCCTTTGTGCCTCCCCACAGTATCGGGTTCACAAGGAGTATCTGAGGACCCAGACGCTCATTCTTTCAGTGTGGCATCATGATACGTTTGGCAAGAACAGCTTCCTGGGTGAGGTAGACCTGGACCTATCTACCTGGGACTTCGACCACACCCAGATGAACTACTTGGACCTCAGAGCCCGGGTACAGAACAAACCCCTTCACACATctatacggacacacacacacacagagaggacaaAAGCAATGACGCATGAAGCACACAATCTGCTTCAGGAAAATACAAATGCCTTCACACTAGCACTCACAAACATGacatagaaacacagacacacaacgatATGGACAAAATCTGCGAAGAGATTTACGTACTACCCACACAAGATTCACTGAGAATACATTTGAAGTTGACAGAATATTTTGATAAAACAAAAGGGAATAATGGGTGTAATGTTTTATCATTCACCTATTAACCTTGACAGATATGTGTCTTTGACAAAGCTTACATTAAAAGACACACCATCTTTCAATTGACAACAACCAGTTAATTACTCAAGTGCAATTACTATATGGatatattgtataataatatgtTCTGTGGTATGTTCTGATCGATTGGTTACAAAATGGAGTCTTCATCATCACAACTATCTTTGTCAGATGCCGTCCAGTGTGACGCCTTCTGACAACAGAGGCGAGATGAGACTGGCAATACGATTTCTCCCACAAGTGACAACCAGTAAGGGTCAGTGTGTCGTTTATAAACAGGTTTTAACTCGAGACCAGAATTAGGTATATTAGATTCATTACCTTATGGTCTGGTATTGAAACGTTTCTCTGTGCTTTTTGCTGCACAGCTGTGATGATGCACGGCCCACCCACGGGTGAAATACACATATGGGTGAAAGAGTGCAACAACCTTCCTCTGATCCGAGCCACTATGGATCCTTATGTTAAATGGTATGGCGTTCTTCATCTGTACCATCGATTCCTCTACGGATTGGAACTTCGTACTTGGTTGCATGCTTTGCAGATTTGCTTTAATTAAATGGTTCGGTATTGGTTAACTGGTTCAGTATTTTCcaatttctgtatttttttcattcttAAAGCTTTGTGCTGCCGGACACAAGTCGGAAAGGCCGTCAGAAGACGCGGGTATTGCGCAGAACGACAAATCCGATCTTTAACCACACAATGGTCTACGACGGCATCAAACAAGCAGACCTGACGGAAGCCTGTGTTGAACTGACAGTCTGGGACCGCGACAGGCTGGCTAGCAATCTGCTTGGGGGCTTAAGACTAGGCCTTGGCACAGGTACACATGCAAAACATGACATGTATCTCAATCCACTCTAGTCAGTTGCTATAATATAAGCATCTGCTGAACGACTAATCACCGTAGTATGTATAATGTAGATATTAATCAAAGTGGTTTGCTCTTTTTCTCGATGTAGGCAGAAGctatggtgtggtggtgaactggaTGGATTCGAGTCTGTGTGAGCTGAGGCTGTGGGAGCGAATGATGGCTTCCCCCAATGAGTGGGTGGAGGAGTTGCTCCCTTTAAGGAGGCTGACCTCCGCCAAAACAGCACTGAAATGAGAAGCCGTTATGCCTTGTTAAGAGAAGATCTCCTCTAAGATAAAGCCGGTTTAGAGAATAATACAGTTATGGCATtgacatttttacatttagggcatttagcagacgcttttatcaaagtGCCTTGGCAGGGTAAACcgtgcaaggtgacagccagctcgtccaAAGTAGTCACAGTACAATAACCCATTCCATATGacataatataattatttaattgtctctgatttatttttttggaatatTTACCACAAGTGTAAGTAAAGAGTTTcaattatatatacacacctgTGATTTATTTTTACTGAGCAAAGACAATGCAGTTTATGTCAATAGAAAATGCTCAAGTGGCCCAATTGTAGTCATTGGGCTTATTTCACGCTAATAGATATAACACAGTAGAGGGTTGTGCAAAGTGATCAAACGCTATCATCAAATAAGAGCAAAAAACTTTATTTGATTGTCATTGTTTGAATCCCCATCAATGCATTTTAAAACctcaataataaaaaatatagacCATTTTTCTCACACACTATACACCAGATTTATGTACTATATTTGTATGTTAATGATTGTTTTCCGGTATGCCTCCAAAACGGCCTACATCTGTATagtacaacaacaaaatatttaataaaatcatattaatctccctttctctctgtggTCACTGGTTTCCTAGCTGTATGATATTAGGGATGGAAAGATACATCAGTTATATGAGAGCGATACAGAAAGAGTACAGAAAGGGGAACGGTTGAAACAGACGAAAGCGTCTATTTCTTATTCTTCCTTCTCCTGAGGATCAGGACGACGGACACCGCGAGAAGAGTGAGGACACTAAAAGCAATCCCTAATCCAATCGCGGTGCTTCTCAGTGCATTGATCTGTGCCCGAGGAGCTGAGGACTCTAAAACACATACAGAGGAGGACATTGTGTTAAAATAATTTGTACATGGCTGTATATGTATGCATTCATATTTTGACTACAGGATTATCCATTTTTGCCACGTCCAATTATTTGTCCATTCACTAGGGACacatgagagagggagtgtgggAACCTGAGACGTCTAGTTCTACGTCTAGTTCTACAGTCTTCCAGCTGCCaccctgctggggggggggggggttcacatgTAATGCAGGTTTGTTGCACCACATACATTAGGAGTTTAACAATCGTGATGTCTTTTTCTTTGTTGTCCACACTGAATGACGCCGAGAGATGTTTTTGTACTGAACAACTGTACTTTGGGACTCACTGGTAAACTGCGACACCAGAATAACGGGAGAGCTGACTACCGCTGGCGGCAGTTCGCCAACGGAATCCTGTGGCGGGTCGTCGGTGGTATCTCCCCCTGACCTGGTATCACTCCTTGATTCTTCGTCAcagttctaaaaaaaaaagattcctaTAACATTCAGGGGAATTTCAGGTCCGTCTGTCGGTCTGTGTTTCTATCTGTCTGACTGATACGCCTGTGTATGCTGTCTGATGCCGTCCATATATCTGTATGTCGGTGTCTGATACTGTCTGTCTGATATGTATGTTTGATCTATCCGTCAATCTGATTGTTACTGTGCTACTTACAGGCACTAAATTGGGGCAGTTGTCCACCTCACAAAGCCGGGTGACACAGTGGAGGAAGAACCTGGAGACAGTATCATTATTGTGTTCCACAAATCTGAATGCCTCGAAGGAGAAGAATGCTGTCTGCTCAAACCCGTTCGAGCCCACCACTGTTTGTCCATCCTTGATACATCTTGAATGAGAAAAAGCACATAAGTCTTGGGATTGCTCATTGGCAGGAACAGAACAAAAGCACTAAGGCTGACCTAGAGCAGCATTTCGAAAGACTTGGTCGCAACCCTGCCGGTGGGTCACAAGGGATTTGAATTGAGTCGCCAAATACATTGGCCAAGTCTTTGATTGTTTTCATCTGCAGTACATCTTTTGTCCACAAGGAAGTGTGTCCGTTTCTACCCAAAGGCAGAGGATTGCAGCTATCCTCTCAAATCCAGCCTAAATCTAGTTGGTTCACATACCAAAGGTGTTCTGGCTGTGCAACCAGCTAACGTTTTCATGAATTGCAGAATCTAtgataataaattaattaaatgtttTGCGGTTAAATTTCCTGCTCTGATAGTAACATTTTGCGAAACACTG
This genomic window contains:
- the sytl2b gene encoding synaptotagmin-like protein 2 isoform X2, which translates into the protein MIDLSHLTDEEQERILKVLNRDTELKRHEEERVSNLQKLLDRGKQSETKLKYLTGEWFYEAKSRRHKDRIHGSEIILASMKQRRKSNVDLTLSTAEASVKPSLSSPRVSHSLAPPPKPARLLDTPLLVKKRVLDAESNQTQAASQSPGRPRRNPFNRASFIVVEPNEKTEEPIVTGDQRAQKSPDTEPMAPLKDPTACHSTPGGSLSSEASSTGVRPVPKMRTFASRRSSTLSNNAPGHDLPGDTKVMVPAPRLSLKYASQSVVASPSSDRSVESPAQGTEASQVSRFSPHVVAAKCLQRPTEELRKEEPAEDLTKNIPSVTPETNIASTKRDGPNAIGRVSPKKTRDAKPKEYGDSLTTSLSTNETKEPERWKVSNGGSSSASAPRDEDLSMTQSVVDQPVRYDLNLIEKAYQHTAPSSVPKPKLSHQISTASEGEEGSIAKVLEWFSRSTDSNDWLDIEDSQPTVINLDRKEDVKVKGTLEDRMRDDHGSHVVEMKKDHLVKESNEVKENMEKKRESRVVREDVEKNARQEAKALSIEDKGDGNLAGKISNAKLPGPKILNIISDRAISDKRQKPEILQMDELRQKETNDQIVEHLASAPERVKYNKSTFKDKTKQTPTSNSQGETDFLTSSGHNIQTEDIKHKQPDQTNKKDTSIHPEPLIYPSLTNHRNKPNNTKKDRPNYAADLLILQTNPEVLDRRGSDNDLQSALKASQYRASPLPDKPLLTLLSSSITTPQEDEFLKAPLETTLQMKDIPDHDKLRQAIPSPSMDYKRSGGNALSTTKPQTKSHGNEDTKSKVIEDGAVKTGMAPKKDFMQNRVTSRLPLGRQESKVERIRELKSLWEKEMNKQVLLNVKSKDGGDGKMISTSNLSKSKRFSKSEYNLRSMGKDTDNDLEDSNGNMLNFTQRQETSTPSLGTNSSQFNNLREFWGSSNFSRRGSFMAEKANTHKNKEILDSQSLSSELQPSAVTEKSSFRPAPPAQSGQPKDNRIELKENPREEETSTKLQSNVGKKIQSPKARTDSFGNISSRTSAMRRSTSMFSLNVSKEQDCGKKSQEGVMRQSADKSQHRRQSDGRVSSTRRPSVNSESQALRARAFVPRDYRHYLGMTEKSSVHNSLAPVVSEQGSDGKAYDFDLCGPARETSPVGSEERYGRTGGKASQRVNNSSSDTGRESSLSSTASETRSNSRTSSNWENDSEDQNPVKRALRRAELKNKTKSLEDITSFGSSTWQERRPDPSDMRRSKNATSVSTASTASFSDPDHMKNMSKSVPSFLQKERSGSVMTMYSGDFGNVDVTGNIQFSINYVQKLTEFHIFVAQCQGLAAVDPKRGRSDPYVKSYLVPDKASLGKRKTAVKKKTLNPTFNEILRYRVHKEYLRTQTLILSVWHHDTFGKNSFLGEVDLDLSTWDFDHTQMNYLDLRARMPSSVTPSDNRGEMRLAIRFLPQVTTTVMMHGPPTGEIHIWVKECNNLPLIRATMDPYVKCFVLPDTSRKGRQKTRVLRRTTNPIFNHTMVYDGIKQADLTEACVELTVWDRDRLASNLLGGLRLGLGTGRSYGVVVNWMDSSLCELRLWERMMASPNEWVEELLPLRRLTSAKTALK
- the sytl2b gene encoding synaptotagmin-like protein 2 isoform X1 translates to MIDLSHLTDEEQERILKVLNRDTELKRHEEERVSNLQKLLDRGKQSETKLKYLTGEWFYEAKSRRHKDRIHGSEIILASMKQRRKSNVDLTLSTAEASVKPSLSSPRVSHSLAPPPKPARLLDTPLLVKKRVLDAESNQTQAASQSPGRPRRNPFNRASFIVVEPNEKTEEPIVTGDQRAQKSPDTEPMAPLKDPTACHSTPGGSLSSEASSTGVRPVPKMRTFASRRSSTLSNNAPGHDLPGDTKVMVPAPRLSLKYASQSVVASPSSDRSVESPAQGTEASQVSRFSPHVVAAKCLQRPTEELRKEEPAEDLTKNIPSVTPETNIASTKRDGPNAIGRVSPKKTRDAKPKEYGDSLTTSLSTNETKEPERWKVSNGGSSSASAPRDEDLSMTQSVVDQPVRYDLNLIEKAYQHTAPSSVPKPKLSHQISTASEGEEGSIAKVLEWFSRSTDSNDWLDIEDSQPTVINLDRKEDVKVKGTLEDRMRDDHGSHVVEMKKDHLVKESNEVKENMEKKRESRVVREDVEKNARQEAKALSIEDKGDGNLAGKISNAKLPGPKILNIISDRAISDKRQKPEILQMDELRQKETNDQIVEHLASAPERVKYNKSTFKDKTKQTPTSNSQGETDFLTSSGHNIQTEDIKHKQPDQTNKKDTSIHPEPLIYPSLTNHRNKPNNTKKDRPNYAADLLILQTNPEVLDRRGSDNDLQSALKASQYRASPLPDKPLLTLLSSSITTPQEDEFLKAPLETTLQMKDIPDHDKLRQAIPSPSMDYKRSGGNALSTTKPQTKSHGNEDTKSKVIEDGAVKTGMAPKKDFMQNRVTSRLPLGRQESKVERIRELKSLWEKEMNKQVLLNVKSKDGGDGKMISTSNLSKSKRFSKSEYNLRSMGKDTDNDLEDSNGNMLNFTQRQETSTPSLGTNSSQFNNLREFWGSSNFSRRGSFMAEKANTHKNKEILDSQSLSSELQPSAVTEKSSFRPAPPAQSGQPKDNRIELKENPREEETSTKLQSNVGKKIQSPKARTDSFGNISSRTSAMRRSTSMFSLNVSKEQDCGKKSQEGVMRQSADKSQHRRQSDGRVSSTRRPSVNSESQALRARAFVPRDYRHYLGMTEKSSVHNSLAPVVSEQGSDGKAYDFDLCGPARETSPVGSEERYGRTGGKASQRVNNSSSDTGRESSLSSTASETRSNSRTSSNWENDSEDQNPVKRALRRAELKNKTKSLEDITSFGSSTWQERRPDPSDMRRSKNATSVSTASTASFSDPDHMKNMSKSVPSFLQKERSGSVMTMYSGDFGNVDVTGNIQFSINYVQKLTEFHIFVAQCQGLAAVDPKRGRSDPYVKSYLVPDKASLGKRKTAVKKKTLNPTFNEILRYRVHKEYLRTQTLILSVWHHDTFGKNSFLGEVDLDLSTWDFDHTQMNYLDLRARMPSSVTPSDNRGEMRLAIRFLPQVTTSKAVMMHGPPTGEIHIWVKECNNLPLIRATMDPYVKCFVLPDTSRKGRQKTRVLRRTTNPIFNHTMVYDGIKQADLTEACVELTVWDRDRLASNLLGGLRLGLGTGRSYGVVVNWMDSSLCELRLWERMMASPNEWVEELLPLRRLTSAKTALK